Proteins from a genomic interval of Odontesthes bonariensis isolate fOdoBon6 chromosome 7, fOdoBon6.hap1, whole genome shotgun sequence:
- the kitlga gene encoding kit ligand a isoform X2 → MHAHTPKSWIRLCVHFLLFITLGVHSDTLDVNPVTDDISKLSILRENIPKDYEIPVKYIPKEKGGMCWVKLNVFPLEESLQDLANKFGNISSNRNDISIVIHILRELRYRMGPLDLIMYEFECHYRRERWQTEQYFDFVKDFLTAAQNKHDSDDCDAPPCPTTPQTVTTEEYLEGSPSPSNDGPECSADCASSYTQPRLLSKAVEQSLLSLLCIPLLALVFLLVWKVRSRRSREDRQQNRGEGEDFTEGKAPKDADTSKKNMLNDNEMV, encoded by the exons atgcacgctcacactccaAAG AGTTGGATACGCCTCTGTGTCCATTTCCTGCTGTTCATCACGCTTGGGGTACATTCAGATACACTTGACGTCAACCCAGTGACCGATGACATCTCTAAACTCTCTATTTTG agagAAAATATTCCAAAAGATTACGAAATTCCTGTAAAGTACATTCCAAAAGAAAAG gGTGGGATGTGTTGGGTGAAATTAAATGTCTTCCCCTTGGAAGAGAGTTTACAAGATTTAGCCAACAAGTTTGGAAATATTTCTTCCAACAGAAACGATATTAGTATAGTTATCCATATACTTAGAGAACTTCGCTACAGAATGGGTCCTCTG GACTTGATCATGTACGAATTTGAGTGCCACTACAGAAGAGAGAGGTGGCAAACAGAGCAATACTTTGACTTTGTTAAAGACTTCCTCACAGCTGCACAGAATAAACATGATTCAGATGACTGTGATGCTCCTCCCTGTCCCACCACACCACAGACAGTAACAACAGAAGAATATTTAGAAG GGTCCCCCTCTCCCAGCAATGATGGCCCTGAGTGTTCAGCGGACTGCGCTTCATCAT ACACACAGCCAAGACTCCTTTCTAAGGCGGTGGAACAAAGCCTTCTCTCCTTACTGTGTATTCCACTCCTTGCACTTGTTTTCCTGCTGGTGTGGAAG GTCAGATCAAGACGGAGCAGGGAGGATCGTCAACAGAATCGCGGAGAAGGAGAAGACTTCACAGAAGGGAAAGCT
- the kitlga gene encoding kit ligand a isoform X3 — translation MKKSKSWIRLCVHFLLFITLGVHSDTLDVNPVTDDISKLSILRENIPKDYEIPVKYIPKEKGGMCWVKLNVFPLEESLQDLANKFGNISSNRNDISIVIHILRELRYRMGPLDLIMYEFECHYRRERWQTEQYFDFVKDFLTAAQNKHDSDDCDAPPCPTTPQTVTTEEYLEGSPSPSNDGPECSADCASSYTQPRLLSKAVEQSLLSLLCIPLLALVFLLVWKVRSRRSREDRQQNRGEGEDFTEGKAPKDADTSKKNMLNDNEMV, via the exons ATGAAGAAGTCAAAA AGTTGGATACGCCTCTGTGTCCATTTCCTGCTGTTCATCACGCTTGGGGTACATTCAGATACACTTGACGTCAACCCAGTGACCGATGACATCTCTAAACTCTCTATTTTG agagAAAATATTCCAAAAGATTACGAAATTCCTGTAAAGTACATTCCAAAAGAAAAG gGTGGGATGTGTTGGGTGAAATTAAATGTCTTCCCCTTGGAAGAGAGTTTACAAGATTTAGCCAACAAGTTTGGAAATATTTCTTCCAACAGAAACGATATTAGTATAGTTATCCATATACTTAGAGAACTTCGCTACAGAATGGGTCCTCTG GACTTGATCATGTACGAATTTGAGTGCCACTACAGAAGAGAGAGGTGGCAAACAGAGCAATACTTTGACTTTGTTAAAGACTTCCTCACAGCTGCACAGAATAAACATGATTCAGATGACTGTGATGCTCCTCCCTGTCCCACCACACCACAGACAGTAACAACAGAAGAATATTTAGAAG GGTCCCCCTCTCCCAGCAATGATGGCCCTGAGTGTTCAGCGGACTGCGCTTCATCAT ACACACAGCCAAGACTCCTTTCTAAGGCGGTGGAACAAAGCCTTCTCTCCTTACTGTGTATTCCACTCCTTGCACTTGTTTTCCTGCTGGTGTGGAAG GTCAGATCAAGACGGAGCAGGGAGGATCGTCAACAGAATCGCGGAGAAGGAGAAGACTTCACAGAAGGGAAAGCT
- the kitlga gene encoding kit ligand a isoform X1: MLYLPTVLWQDSWIRLCVHFLLFITLGVHSDTLDVNPVTDDISKLSILRENIPKDYEIPVKYIPKEKGGMCWVKLNVFPLEESLQDLANKFGNISSNRNDISIVIHILRELRYRMGPLDLIMYEFECHYRRERWQTEQYFDFVKDFLTAAQNKHDSDDCDAPPCPTTPQTVTTEEYLEGSPSPSNDGPECSADCASSYTQPRLLSKAVEQSLLSLLCIPLLALVFLLVWKVRSRRSREDRQQNRGEGEDFTEGKAPKDADTSKKNMLNDNEMV; the protein is encoded by the exons ATGTTGTACCTTCCTACAGTGTTGTGGCAAGAT AGTTGGATACGCCTCTGTGTCCATTTCCTGCTGTTCATCACGCTTGGGGTACATTCAGATACACTTGACGTCAACCCAGTGACCGATGACATCTCTAAACTCTCTATTTTG agagAAAATATTCCAAAAGATTACGAAATTCCTGTAAAGTACATTCCAAAAGAAAAG gGTGGGATGTGTTGGGTGAAATTAAATGTCTTCCCCTTGGAAGAGAGTTTACAAGATTTAGCCAACAAGTTTGGAAATATTTCTTCCAACAGAAACGATATTAGTATAGTTATCCATATACTTAGAGAACTTCGCTACAGAATGGGTCCTCTG GACTTGATCATGTACGAATTTGAGTGCCACTACAGAAGAGAGAGGTGGCAAACAGAGCAATACTTTGACTTTGTTAAAGACTTCCTCACAGCTGCACAGAATAAACATGATTCAGATGACTGTGATGCTCCTCCCTGTCCCACCACACCACAGACAGTAACAACAGAAGAATATTTAGAAG GGTCCCCCTCTCCCAGCAATGATGGCCCTGAGTGTTCAGCGGACTGCGCTTCATCAT ACACACAGCCAAGACTCCTTTCTAAGGCGGTGGAACAAAGCCTTCTCTCCTTACTGTGTATTCCACTCCTTGCACTTGTTTTCCTGCTGGTGTGGAAG GTCAGATCAAGACGGAGCAGGGAGGATCGTCAACAGAATCGCGGAGAAGGAGAAGACTTCACAGAAGGGAAAGCT